The following is a genomic window from Taeniopygia guttata chromosome 11, bTaeGut7.mat, whole genome shotgun sequence.
AGGGCAGATGAGGTACCAGGCACTTAGAGAGGTGCTATTTTTCAGCAAAATGCCTGCTATAGCCAGGAATAAGAGTTAATAATTTAGAAGAGCTATACAGTAAAATCCCTGATCTGGGATACTGTCACAGTCCCCAGGGGCTTCCCcccaccctgagctgtgctgtagGATATTGGTGGATAGCTTGGCAGCAGCAAGAGCCACCTGGCTATTTATGGCAGATATATGGAGTCACAGATATTTTGTGGCTGGAGTGGGCATACACATAGTATGCGGATAGCAGCCCAGTGCTGCACATTGCCACTAGTGAGACTCTTCTACATCCAGGCACTGGACTCACATCAGCAGGTGCCAGAGGCTGGTGTGGCAGGGTAGGCAAGCAGAGAAGTGACCTAAGTGCTTTCCAGGAGGTGACTCCAGAGGTTCTGCACAGTGCAGGTGAGCAGCCCCATGCCTGTTGTATTTTTGGCAAGCTTTGGTGATGCGAAGCAGTGGAACAGCACCAGTCTGACTTTTTGTCTTTGTGGCTGCTAGGGGAGCAAGTCtttgcagggctggaggagcaaGCCCGCCAAGCCATGATGAAAAATAGCTTTCCTGGAACTCTTGGGGACCAAAGGCCAACAATTCATCCACTGCAAGACCCTGACTCCAGCAGCAGTGAGTTCTGCCCCTTCCAGTAACACCAAGGTAGTAGACTGGGGAGACTGGAAAGGGGTGAGGCTGAGGGCTGCAGTGTGTGTGAGTCCTCTGAGGACCGTCTTacccagctcctcctccaggTTAGCCCTTCACTCCAGTGCAGGATTTTGTCCTAAGGATCTgaccagcacagcacagactgGGCAATGCCATGGGACCCAGTGCCATTtcaccagagcagagtgggaacatcagcagctctggctgaagATCTGGCAGTCGTCAAGTAAGGCAGTGTAAGAGGCCATGCCCAGGGATTCAAGTGCCCTAGACTGAGTTTAAATGGAACCCCTAGTTGGAGGGGGTGGGCAGAGGCCCCCTGTAATGCTGGTCAGGACATTTAAGGCCTATGAGTGTCAGGGTCCTGACACTTGGTAAAACTGTTCTGCACATTTCAGGTGGCAGTGATGATGAGGAAACCACTCAGGATGAAGTTTCTTCCCATACATCTGAGGAAGACGGCTCAATGGTGAAAGTGAAGAAGGAATTAGAAAATGCAGAACGACCTGTGGCTGGAACCCCATTGATAAGAGAAAACGAGGCAAGTGTGTACTGGCTCTGCACTCACCATAGCCTCCCGGGAGAGAGAAGGGTACTGTCTAACCACTTCCTCTCCCCATCATGTTTCTTtatctttctctccctcccacCACCTCCAAACAATGTCTCCTGGCAGGAGGAAAGGGTATGAAGAGCTTTTtggctgcctggagcaggagacAGCAGGCACAAACTGGCCCAAGATGTTTGCAGAGTGCATCCCCTTCTGTTGGTTCTGGTGCCATTCTCCAATTGGCTTACCCTTGCCACAGAAAAGGCCCTGCCTTCTCGAGTCACTATGCTGGCAAGAACCTGGGTGCAGGTGAGGCTGTGAGGCCTCTGCCCCTCTCTGTGAGATGCAGGGGTTTTGCTCAGAGGCTACATGAAGGAGGTTTCTTTCAGGTGTCAAGCAGCCaagccagccctggcaggactGGGCacatggcagcactgggaggagCCAAGGAAGGGCATTGTGCCTGCGGGGGTCTGTGTGCCTTACACCAAATGGCTGTTCCTACCCCTAGGTGCCTCAGAGTGTAAACGCTGAGCCCATACTGGGActgtcacaatgccccctctGCCAGCTCGAGTGTGGAAGCAGAGATCAACTCATCGCACACGTCTACCAGGTAGGGATAGTTCCAACTGGGGAGTGTCTCTGGCCTGAAGCCTCAAATCCAGAAACAACTCAGAGCACAGGGTAACTTTGTTCTGGTCTAACTTTGTTCTGAACTGAGTTTCCAGCTAGGATGTGACTGAAGTTTACAGCTGTAAACTGTGTCCAGAGGGTGTCTGGGGGAAAGAATTAGTGAGGCCCTGGTCTACAGATCTGGAAATCATAACTCTAAGCCGAGGCAGTCTCTGCAAATATTTCAGGCTAAAACCAGGCAGATCCTTCAAACTAAACATGGAAGCAATTTTTATATCATTCAGTGAGATAAGAAACCTTCCTCCTGATCATTTATGTTATACTTCATTAAAGTTCCTGTAATAAGCCATGAGAATAGCTGTTCTTCATAaaaaattttccagtttttcaagAAATCTGTGGTGAAATCTTAAGTTTTGTTGTCAGTGCTTTCTTCATAGCACATCAAAGTCTGTAGCAGAAGGAATGAAACAGAACTTACCTGTACCAGTTGCCTCCATGTAAGTGCTTCTTCACCAGCATCCAGCCTTGCTTTAATTGAGTCATGGTTTGTCCTGCACCAGCAGTTCTTCAAATGCATTCCTGAAAACAAGGGTCAGGTCTTACAATCCAAGTGTTTTGGCCTTAATTTTTTCTCCTGCACTGGAGTTGAGCTATAAAGGGGTTTTCTCCTTGTTTGACCTGTGACACACTGAATTATTTGTCTTGAGCTTGGTCTAAAAGCTAGCAGACAGAGGTTTAGTTGTAAAGGGTTCCCATTCCAAGAGGCTGAACAGAATGGTTTGAGCATGCCTTGgactgggcagggagctgggcaaTATGTAACTACCACCTGAGTGGTTGTTTTGCAGCACACTGGAGCGGTGGTGAGTGCCAAGAGCTACCTGTGTCCTGTGTGTGGCAGAGCTCTCAGCTCCCCAGGATCCCTTGGGAGACATCTCCTGATCCACTCAGAGGACCAGCTGTCCAACTGTGCAGTTTGTGGAGCACGCTTCACCAGCCACGCCACCTTCAACAGGTCAGGGTCACCCTGGCCAATGAGTGGGCTAGGGCAGGACATTAAAGTTTAGGTGGGTTGCTTTGAATGACTCCGAAGCTGTGGCTCTGGACCCGCTGAGGCCTGTAGGAGAGTGCTAAACATCCCCAGTGAGTGAGATTCTCTTGACCCCttcctctctgcagctctgcatccCCTGCCAAGACgtctgcaggctgtgctggtaAAAGGGTCTTTCTTAGCACTGTGCAGAGCTAGAGAAAGTGCTGTGGGCTCCAGTCACTGGAGAACAATCCACCCCTTCCCTTGCCCAGCAATCCACTGGAGTAACGCTGCACTATCCAAATGTGTTCATTATGTCCTGAGCAGGACTACAGGTGAAGACCACCaaaatgttctttctttgtGTCCTGCCTAGTGGGAGATTATACACTGACCAGTGGAATGGGGCTAAAAGGAGATATTCAGAGATGATGGGGAGGAGCAGCTCGCTGGATTATTCCCACTCTTGCACTCTTCCAACCCATATACTGCTCTGGGCTAATCCCCTTCCTTGCCCTGAATAGGAGAGTGCTTTATTTTAGGTACTCAGACATATATGTGGGCAAATGATTTAGCAGAGGGCTCTGCCATGGGCTGTAAGTGGGAGCATTGTTCATGGCAGCCCATGGGGACTCTGCCCAAAGCACCAAGCCTCTGACTGCGTTCCTCCTGCTTTGcagtgagaagctgccagaggTGCTCAGTGCGGATCGGCTGCCGGCACCACAGAGCCAGGGCCCCTCCAGTGCTGAGGATAAGGATGTTGCCTTCTGCACCCCTGTGTATCCTGCGGGCATCCTCCTGGTGTGCAACAACTGTGCTGCGTACCGCAAGCTGCTGGAGGCACAGACGCCCGGCATGCGCAAGTGGGCCCTGCGGCGCCAGAACGAGCCCCTGGAAGTGCGGTTGCAGCGCCTGGAGCGGGAGCGTACGGCCAAGAAGAGCCGGCGGGACAATGAGACACCCGAGGAGCGCGAAGTGAGGCGCATGCGGGATCGGGAAGCCAAACGGCTGCAGCGCATGCAGGAGACAGATGAGCAGCGGGCACGGCGGCTGCAGAGGGACCGGGAAGCCATGCGCCTAAAACGCGCCAACGAGACCCCTGAGAAGCGACAAGCCCGGCTCATCCGCGAGCGTGAAGCCAAGAGGCTCAAGCGGCGCCTGGAGAAAATGGATATGATGCTCCGGGCACAGTTTGGCCAGGACTCCTCTGCCATGGCCGCTCTGGCAGCTGAGATGAACTTCTTTCAGCTGCCAGTGAGCAACGTGGAGCTGGAGAGCCAGCTGCTGGGCAAAATGACCTTTGAGGAGCAGAGCAACAATGCGTTGCACTAAACCATAGGCAAGAACTGTGCTGCCTTTGTTGCACCTGCCACATATGCACTAGCAGGCTTCTGCACTCAGGAGGCTGCTGCGGGTCCCTGCCTCATCCTCCCTGACAGGTGGTTCTGGTTTTCCTCTGAACCCAGGAGGAGACCAGAGCTGAGAGATGCCTGCCAAAGCAGCTCTAACGGGAGCAGATTCTGAGGATACAGTCTGCTCTGGGGGCCAAGTCACAGCCTGtgacagaatgaaaataaattaatgtattaattAACATTAATTAATGTTCACATGTATTAATCACCTTCTTTACCTTTTGTGCTTTGATCTGGTTTTGGGCCCTTGCTGCCCAAAACATCTACgctgctgcagttctgctgtAGGTGAAATCCACTTCAATAAAAAAGGATCTTGTTTACTGCAGCATGAATTACAGAGCTGAAGACAGATAGTCCACAAAGTTCTCCGGGAGTAAGTCCTTTGCAGTTTGTGCCcataaaaaggaaacaaaggagGATGTCCTTCTGGAAATACCTGTGCACACCCTTTTTAAAATCATCACTATTATATACTTAGTTGCAGTGGCATCCATGGAAAAACTAAGGAACCTGAGGTCCTGTTTTAAGATACCCCAtaaaaacagtgaaagaaagGCTGGCCAAGGTAAGCAAATAGCAAACAGGTTTGCTGCTTTACTCACAAGTTATTTTCACTTAAACAGCATTTCAGGTTTGCAAGTGGAAGAGTTGATTGAACGGTAAATAATAGAGTACGTCAGTTTCTAAGACTTTACGggtttgctttttcctttattcagCACTAGTGAGGCCACATGTGGAGACCTGTGTCCAGTGCTGGAGCCCCCAGTGGCAGCATAGACGTAGTGGAGGCAAAACGTCATCATAGACTGTGCCTACAGGAAAAGGTTCCTGTTGCTAATAGAAATCACTATTAAAACTATGCAACTATGGAAATTGTATCTAGGCATCTTTAAACTGTAAAAGGCAAAGCAGTGGCACAGAAGGACTCGTGGCAGGGCAAAGAAGTGGTACACCCTCCATTATTTGGCTTCTTTAAGAGTGAGCACCTGAAAATGCATGGTGTTAGCTTCGTGGTTTTGAGACATCAGCCCACCAAAGGCCAGTGAGGCCAGTGTGCCACGCTTCTGTGTTTTGTAGCCTGAAAACCCCTATTACCGCCATAGTATTTCCAGTTTATGTCTAGAGTCATACAGTGGTTCAAACACCTTGGGAAGTACTGTCTTCTCTCTGATGGCTGTTTCTCTTTAAGTCAGAAATGGTGACGACAAGACTGCTACTTGAGATCAGAAGAGTTAAAGTTAAAACAAGAAGCAAAACCTTTTGATCAGACTACTTAAAACCCTCATTTCCTCCTCActtttcagtttgaaaaaaaattgattgcAGTCCCTTAAAGCCCTAGTTTAAAAAGTTACCTTCAAAATGCATAATGTTGCACTTTTCTGTGCAATAAAGAACCACTCTCAGAGGCATCCCTGGGGATGAAACAGCATTGAACCTTTTCAGTGCAAgttttctcctcctgccacTGCAACATCAAGTTTCTTCCCTGTACTGAAGCTGTTTTAACATGATGTTCATTCATCATGTAGAGCTGACAcccaggagccatccctgcttctcctctttGGGAAAAGGCACTGTAAAGGAGCTGTTCAGTTCCATGTTCCTTTGTTCATATCCTCTTCTGTTTTGTGATCTCTCACTTTTATCTTCACTTGTGTTCATTTTGATACTCAAACCCCCAGGTTGCTTCTGGCAGTATCTGCTTTTGCTCTACCTCATGTTTTTGCTTGCAGGTTGGAGAGTTTTACTCTCCAACCTGCAGCTGGAACTTTCCCTGTAG
Proteins encoded in this region:
- the ZNF821 gene encoding zinc finger protein 821 isoform X1; its protein translation is MSRRKQTTPNKVHCTGLTSAGARGWCGRVGKQRSDLSAFQEVTPEVLHSAGEQVFAGLEEQARQAMMKNSFPGTLGDQRPTIHPLQDPDSSSSGSDDEETTQDEVSSHTSEEDGSMVKVKKELENAERPVAGTPLIRENEVPQSVNAEPILGLSQCPLCQLECGSRDQLIAHVYQHTGAVVSAKSYLCPVCGRALSSPGSLGRHLLIHSEDQLSNCAVCGARFTSHATFNSEKLPEVLSADRLPAPQSQGPSSAEDKDVAFCTPVYPAGILLVCNNCAAYRKLLEAQTPGMRKWALRRQNEPLEVRLQRLERERTAKKSRRDNETPEEREVRRMRDREAKRLQRMQETDEQRARRLQRDREAMRLKRANETPEKRQARLIREREAKRLKRRLEKMDMMLRAQFGQDSSAMAALAAEMNFFQLPVSNVELESQLLGKMTFEEQSNNALH
- the ZNF821 gene encoding zinc finger protein 821 isoform X5, translated to MSRRKQTTPNKVHCGSDDEETTQDEVSSHTSEEDGSMVKVKKELENAERPVAGTPLIRENEVPQSVNAEPILGLSQCPLCQLECGSRDQLIAHVYQHTGAVVSAKSYLCPVCGRALSSPGSLGRHLLIHSEDQLSNCAVCGARFTSHATFNSEKLPEVLSADRLPAPQSQGPSSAEDKDVAFCTPVYPAGILLVCNNCAAYRKLLEAQTPGMRKWALRRQNEPLEVRLQRLERERTAKKSRRDNETPEEREVRRMRDREAKRLQRMQETDEQRARRLQRDREAMRLKRANETPEKRQARLIREREAKRLKRRLEKMDMMLRAQFGQDSSAMAALAAEMNFFQLPVSNVELESQLLGKMTFEEQSNNALH
- the ZNF821 gene encoding zinc finger protein 821 isoform X4, encoding MKGTAGEQVFAGLEEQARQAMMKNSFPGTLGDQRPTIHPLQDPDSSSSGSDDEETTQDEVSSHTSEEDGSMVKVKKELENAERPVAGTPLIRENEVPQSVNAEPILGLSQCPLCQLECGSRDQLIAHVYQHTGAVVSAKSYLCPVCGRALSSPGSLGRHLLIHSEDQLSNCAVCGARFTSHATFNSEKLPEVLSADRLPAPQSQGPSSAEDKDVAFCTPVYPAGILLVCNNCAAYRKLLEAQTPGMRKWALRRQNEPLEVRLQRLERERTAKKSRRDNETPEEREVRRMRDREAKRLQRMQETDEQRARRLQRDREAMRLKRANETPEKRQARLIREREAKRLKRRLEKMDMMLRAQFGQDSSAMAALAAEMNFFQLPVSNVELESQLLGKMTFEEQSNNALH
- the ZNF821 gene encoding zinc finger protein 821 isoform X3: MSRRKQTTPNKVHWEQVFAGLEEQARQAMMKNSFPGTLGDQRPTIHPLQDPDSSSSGSDDEETTQDEVSSHTSEEDGSMVKVKKELENAERPVAGTPLIRENEVPQSVNAEPILGLSQCPLCQLECGSRDQLIAHVYQHTGAVVSAKSYLCPVCGRALSSPGSLGRHLLIHSEDQLSNCAVCGARFTSHATFNSEKLPEVLSADRLPAPQSQGPSSAEDKDVAFCTPVYPAGILLVCNNCAAYRKLLEAQTPGMRKWALRRQNEPLEVRLQRLERERTAKKSRRDNETPEEREVRRMRDREAKRLQRMQETDEQRARRLQRDREAMRLKRANETPEKRQARLIREREAKRLKRRLEKMDMMLRAQFGQDSSAMAALAAEMNFFQLPVSNVELESQLLGKMTFEEQSNNALH
- the ZNF821 gene encoding zinc finger protein 821 isoform X2, with the translated sequence MSRRKQTTPNKVHSCCVSGGPRNAVQCPDEDNRRKHRLQERGEQVFAGLEEQARQAMMKNSFPGTLGDQRPTIHPLQDPDSSSSGSDDEETTQDEVSSHTSEEDGSMVKVKKELENAERPVAGTPLIRENEVPQSVNAEPILGLSQCPLCQLECGSRDQLIAHVYQHTGAVVSAKSYLCPVCGRALSSPGSLGRHLLIHSEDQLSNCAVCGARFTSHATFNSEKLPEVLSADRLPAPQSQGPSSAEDKDVAFCTPVYPAGILLVCNNCAAYRKLLEAQTPGMRKWALRRQNEPLEVRLQRLERERTAKKSRRDNETPEEREVRRMRDREAKRLQRMQETDEQRARRLQRDREAMRLKRANETPEKRQARLIREREAKRLKRRLEKMDMMLRAQFGQDSSAMAALAAEMNFFQLPVSNVELESQLLGKMTFEEQSNNALH